In Chrysoperla carnea chromosome 2, inChrCarn1.1, whole genome shotgun sequence, the following proteins share a genomic window:
- the LOC123292763 gene encoding phosphatidylinositol phosphatase PTPRQ, whose product MFHRRFHNQTLQILLIFFVILNFYQYIVFIQCATTDNDSNNAVTTTIENLSTTILAERFSTTIASSTSDNGTIYSTSLTEGITNTESTSKETTEISTTTELDNGTTNPQISTPSSKNPEENSTPVEPTTTTSEKPETTTAFELSEENCKDKVKIEKFNVTSSTSESLFVEWKTSKNYKNCVETVNITWVDDDDNEKFHDSNFKPGGGSWNITDLWPCRRYTIIIKLIGGEENFIVDQATKEKGTESVVPKAVELITHDPTVNSIELSWKSTTEKDKYCLTGYNITYHQTGDPEHTIEPINLLPNTTKYSIENLRPCTQYEITITSIGIDNRKGGETSEDAQTSSVAPATVKLKLTPTENTIIMEWTSDSQKGVECLKGYQISYKLHTEGNYQIIDGLVDKTENRYLLDDLLYCNEYDIEILPVGEEKNGTVAKESTTTDFTAPSAVQNFRLSTEKDTITVKWEAPINASECVVEYQISCHLESPEGNSETIIYNSKKFSHTFENLNYCSTYTIEIKPLGQEGQSGNSTSNSIETESIDMVDEVGDLKSTPHPNSIFVEWEAPSHSACVEGYKISYLAKNIVTPIEDNTTDLNFKISDLEPCIEYNITVQPIPKSEIGSKPRSTVSTTSAIKPSEVTDIQIDPQQYALNISWNPPETARHCVKKYGVKIDDTTEEFTETVTKMMRNLNACAEYNVTITPIYEKDQRGEASSPKKEKTLPSVTNAPTLIEAIVDRKSATLHYSLDLGKNFCKLETATTICNNGKQPITNYTSLNNTWTEIYTFEVEITGMTAFTEYTCSTNIKNAADGKSEEDTTYIKTKADVPSEPLIEDVIEINSNSFKIIWQNPESIPGENYSETLEIIEIGPKFYIPSDCNTSTQNNTIIPELEKGQKSYYYDQAKPYTEYTIKIFGTTEAGNGPPTYKTIVTNPSASEPVRDLNVSIIYNKDKNYSYPYDIQVKWQSPCNSSGKLQSFFVQVGENEEFSIDAVENKTSYSTSLEDLKPETNYMIQVYAQTFNSPVSSPAPWDFITPAGVPSFTKDYLNISVDPHKTNSPEHKAEIQFPQSIFGNEMGTINFYSIIISKAGFEGPQKFESWNDTGDNWVNDVEKWPNNRYQATLVRWKPLCRVGMPCNFIIGVDDCKDLNVKEQYCNGPLDPNTNYSVRIRGFTSKGFCETPSIYFQTAVSFNVGIIIAVIISLFIFGTCLSFAIYFKNGNASVWVKSIFLCKDISTSASQNTVMPPRISVQNFPAHCIMLRSNANQLSSEFSLLETLSDDIALLTYIGDLPHNRVKNRYPNIKPYDVTRVKLRVVPDEFSDYINASYIKGYSSDVEYIATQGPKEETIDDFWQMVYENDVKQIVMVTNLTEKGKSKCYKYYPEELDPVTCNNGIELECEFIEFRQAFTIRHICLKKKSNPYLIERKLIHLQFHEWPDFGVPQSTDSVLKLCREIRSHQAHNYGVVVVHCSAGVGRTGTIIAIDILVQAIHANRKIDVFGTVHNLRKQRQHMVKNEGQYAFIYSCLRDEILNPRVFQGTDRHSSSYTSFYERGYYNFYDDGDLRKLSIESAM is encoded by the exons aaCGTTTCAGTACGACCATTGCATCTTCAACCTCAGACAATGGTACAATTTATTCTACATCGCTAACTGAAGGTATTACAAATACTGAATCGACGAGTAAAGAAACTACTGAAATATCAACGACAACTGAACTTGACAATGGAACAACAAACCCGCAAATATCTACACCATCTTCAAAGAATCCAGAAGAAAACAGCACCCCAGTAGAACCAACCACCACAACTTCTGAAAAACCAGAGACAACCACTGCGTTTGAACTTTCTGAAGAGAATTGTAAAGATAaagttaaaatagaaaaatttaacgtTACAAGCTCTACATCAGAATCATTATTCGTTGAATGGAAAAccagtaaaaattataaaaattgtgttgAAACAGTGAATATAACATGGGTAGATGACGATGATAATGAAAAATTCCATGATTCTAATTTTAAACCAGGAGGTGGATCATGGAATATAACCGATTTATGGCCGTGTCGCCGGTAcaccataataataaaattaattggtggagaagaaaattttattgtagatCAAGCAACTAAAGAAAAGGGAACCGAAAGTGTTG ttcCAAAAGCTGTTGAGCTAATTACACACGATCCCACCgtaaattcaattgaattatcATGGAAATCTACTACTGAAAAAGATAAGTATTGCTTAACTGGTTATAATATAACTTATCATCAAACTGGAGATCCGGAACATACAATAGAACCAATAAACTTACTGCctaatacaacaaaatattcCATTGAAAATTTACGTCCATGCACTCAATATGAAATTACTATTACGTCAATTGGAATTGACAATAGAAAGGGTGGCGAAACTTCTGAAGATGCTCAAACATCATCAGTAG CCCCAGCTACTGTCAAGCTGAAGTTGACACCCACAGAGAATACAATAATTATGGAATGGACTTCTGATTCCCAAAAAGGAGTGGAATGTTTAAAAGgatatcaaatttcatataagTTGCACACAGAaggaaattatcaaattattgatGGACTTGTAGACAAAACTGAAAATAGGTATTTGCTAGACGATTTACTGTATTGCAACGAGTACGATATTGAAATTCTACCAGTTGGTGAAGAGAAAAATGGAACAGTGGCTAAAGAATCGACTACAACTGATTTTACAG cccCATCTGCAGTCCAGAATTTTAGATTAAGTACTGAAAAAGATACTATTACAGTTAAATGGGAAGCACCTATAAATGCTTCCGAATGCGTTGTTGAATACCAAATAAGTTGTCATCTTGAAAGTCCTGAAGGAAATTcggaaacaataatttataattcaaaaaaattttcacacacatttgaaaatttaaattattgttctaCATACACAATTGAAATTAAGCCTTTAGGTCAGGAAGGGCAGAGTGGTAATAGCACTTCAAATAGCATTGAAACTGAATCCatag atatGGTTGATGAAGTAGGTGATTTAAAATCGACCCCTCATCCCAATTCAATATTTGTAGAATGGGAAGCTCCATCACATTCTGCGTGCGTTGAAGGATACAAGATTTCGTATCtagctaaaaatattgttactcCAATTGAAGATAATACCAcagacttaaattttaaaatatcagatTTAGAGCCATGCATTGAGTACAATATTACTGTTCAGCCAATACCAAAATCTGAGATAGGATCAAAACCTAGAAGTACGGTGTCCACAACGTCAGCAATTA aaccATCGGAAGTAACTGATATACAGATAGATCCACAACAATACGCGTTGAATATATCTTGGAACCCACCAGAAACTGCTAGACactgtgtaaaaaaatatggtgttAAAATTGACGATACCACGGAGGAATTCACGGAAACTGTAACTAAAATGATGCGAAATTTAAATGCATGCGCTGAATACAATGTTACAATAACGCCAATTTATGAAAAAGACCAGAGAGGAGAAGCATCATCgcccaaaaaagaaaaaacattaccctcag TAACGAATGCTCCAACTTTAATAGAAGCAATTGTTGACAGAAAATCCGCAACATTACACTACTCCCTTGACTTAGGAAAGAATTTCTGTAAATTAGAAACTGCTACAACTATTTGTAATAATGGAAAACAACCAATAACAAATTATACTTCACTTAATAACACTTGGACAGAAATATATACATTTGAAGTAGAAATCACAGGGATGACAGCATTCACCGAATATACGTGTTCAACAAATATTAAGAATGCTGCTGATGGAAAATCAGAGGAAGATACCACATATATTAAAACCAAAGCAGATG ttcCAAGCGAACCACTTATCGAAGatgtaattgaaataaattcaaactCGTTTAAAATCATCTGGCAAAATCCGGAAAGTATTCCTGGTGAAAATTATTCAGAAACTttggaaattattgaaattggtCCGAAATTTTATATACCTTCTGATTGTAATACGTCAACACAAAACAATACCATTATTCCTGAACTTGAAAAAGGCCAAAAATCCTATTACTACGACCAGGCAAAACCATATACAGagtataccataaaaatatttggaactACAGAAGCTGGAAATGGACCTCCTACGTATAAAACTATAGTGACCAACCCAAGTG CTTCTGAGCCAGTACGAGACTTGAATGTTTCAATCATTTACaataaagacaaaaattattcgTATCCATACGATATACAAGTTAAATGGCAAAGCCCATGTAATTCATCGGGTAAATTGCAAAGCTTTTTTGTACAAGTGGGTGAGAATGAAGAATTTTCTATAGACGctgtagaaaataaaacatcATACAGTACATCCTTAGAAGATCTGAAACCAGAAACAAATTATATGATACAAGTTTATGCTCAAACATTCAACAGCCCTGTTTCTTCTCCGGCGCCATGGGATTTTATAACTCCAGCTGgag tacctAGTTTTACAAAAGATTACTTGAATATATCAGTGGATCCACATAAAACAAATAGTCCAGAACATAAAGCTGAAATACAATTTCCTCAAAGTATATTTGGCAACGAAATGGGTActataaacttttattcaataattatatcaaaagcTGGATTTGAAGGAcctcaaaaatttgaaagttggaATGATACGGGGGATAATTGGGTAAACGATGTGGAAAAATGGCCAAATAATCGATATCAAGCTACGCTAGTACGATGGAAACCCTTATGTAGAG TCGGAATGCCTTGCAATTTCATAATCGGTGTCGACGATTGTAAAGATCTAAATGTCAAAGAACAATACTGTAATGGGCCATTAGATCCAAACACTAATTATTCTGTACGTATACGAGGTTTCACAAGTAAAGGTTTCTGTGAAACCCCATCGATTTATTTCCAAACAG CTGTTTCATTCAATGTAGGAATTATAATTGCTGTTATAATAAGCCTTTTTATATTTGGAACTTGTTTATCATTTGCGATATACTTTAAGAATGGAAATGCGTCAGTTTG GGTGAAATCAATTTTCCTTTGCAAGGATATAAGTACAAGTGCATCACAGAATACAGTAATGCCGCCAAGGATTTCAGTACAAAATTTCCCAGCACATTGTATAATGTTACGATCAAATGCAAATCAATTAAGTagtgaattttcattattggaAACACTGAGTGATGATATTGCGTTGTTAACATATATAGGAGATTTACCACATAATCGTGTGAAAAATCGGTATCCAAATATCAAACCAT atgatGTTACGCGGGTCAAACTACGTGTAGTTCCAGATGAATTTTCGGATTACATAAATGCATCATATATCAAG GGTTACAGCAGTGATGTTGAGTATATAGCAACACAAGGTCCTAAAGAGGAAACAATTGATGATTTTTGGCAAATGGTGTATGAAAATGACGTAAAACAAATTGTAATGGTTACAAATTTAACGGAAAAAGGGAAG AGTAAATGCTATAAATATTACCCTGAAGAATTAGATCCGGTAACATGTAATAACGGAATTGAATTAGAATGTGAATTTATAGAATTTAGGCAAGCATTTACCATACGTCACATATGCTTAAAGAAg aaaaGTAATCCATATTTAATTGAAAGGAAATTAATACATTTACAATTTCATGAGTGGCCTGATTTTGGTGTACCTCAAAGTACAGATTCAGTATTAAAATTATGTCGAGAAATTCGATCTCATCAAGCTCACAATTACGGAGTAGTTGTTGTTCATTGTAG tgCTGGAGTCGGAAGAACAGGAACTATAATTGCAATTGACATTTTGGTGCAAGCAATTCACGCTAATCGTAAAATCGACGTATTTGGAACTGTACATAATTTACGAAAACAAAGACAGCATATGGTAAAAAATGAG GGGCAATACGCATTCATCTATAGTTGTTTACGTGACGAAATATTAAATCCCCGTGTGTTTCAAG gtaCAGACCGACATAGCAGCAGTTATACATCATTCTATGAACGtggatattataatttttacgatGATGGTGATTTACGGAAGTTATCGATTGAAAGTGCTATGTAA